The stretch of DNA GTCGAAGAAGGTGCCGAATCCGAAGCAGCCAGAAAACACGACTGCATACGAAATCGACAATCGCCAGTTCCTGTCGAATCCTGACGGACAGCAGGGCTATGGATATTACGTGCATCTGAGCCAACCACAGAAGGCGTATCGCATGGTCATCAAGATTCGTTCTTCGGGCGGCCAGGGATACATTCGCGTGAACGCGACGAACAGCCCGTCCCAGGGTGAGCAGGTGGCACAGTTCAAATTCGACACTTCCGGTACTACCGAAGTGAAGTTCGATAAGTCTGTGGAAACGCAGGACATCATGCTGTGGGTGCCGCTTGATAGTCTGCCGGGCAACCAGTTGTACATCGAAAGCATTCAAGTGTTCTGATCATTGTCACCGTCTTTCTAACGTTTTCCAGAGAAGACGCGCAAAGGAGGGCACGTGTAATACGCATGTGCCCTCCTTTGTATCCACCACTCGATTGTCTGTCTGCTGAAATCGTGCGGCTAAACCAGCAGGCCATGCAGCCAATCGCATAATCCGTCTGCACAAGTCGTATTTTCTGTCTACACAACTCCCGAATTGGCGGTCAAATCCGACTTGTGCAGACATAAAACCGGGGTTATACAAACACAGAACGCAAGTTGTACAGACAATCCGCCGCGCAGACCACTTACTCGGGCCAGTGCTCGAAGAGGGTGAGGAGCTTTTCGACGTTGGCGTCGCTCCAGCTGTCGATTCGAGGGCCATCGTACGCGCTGTTGTACGGCTGATCAAACACGACCACATGCTGCCCCGCCTCGCGCAGGGTTTCGATGTTCGCCGGCGAATCGTCAATATGAATCGTGGCCTGCATACTATCTTTCAGCCCGGTAAAGCACAGGCTCATGTACGGAATATGGTTGCTGTCCAACCATTGCGCGGTGTCGGAAACAACCATCTGATGCTGGCCGGACACGAACAGCCTATGCGTGACGATGCGAATGTACACGTGCTCGCCCGCCAATCGTTGCAACGCCTGCGCGACTCCCGGAAGCGGCTTCATCGTTGCATACAGATGCTCACGTTCCGCGGCTTTATGCGTTTCGATGTAATCGTCGAGCGTGTCGAACGGCCATCCATCTTCGCGAATGAGATTGTAATGCGCGGTCTGCAACGCACGTTCCGGCACGTCAACGCCCTGCCGCTGCAGGTAATCGCGAATCGCACCCTTGTAATCCGCGCAGACACCGTCCAAATCGAGATTGAGCACACGATATCCCTGCACGCCCACGCGCTGGCTCTCGTATTGTTCAGGAATATTTGCCATATCACGTTCCTTTCTTACGCCCGACGCCGATCAGCCCGTCGAACAGCCACACTAATCAGCCCGCTATCAATCAATGTAACCTGACATTCGCCGGCAACAAGCGCAAATACTCCCGCAAGTAAGGAAGATAGAAAAGATGGATAATCCGAAGATCGCGTCGCTTCTTTTTGCGACGACGACACTGCCCTGCAATCGACGAGCGACTTTCATCACAGCATCATTACGTTTATTTCAAGATTAGCCGATGAAAATACAAAAGAATCAACGATCGTTGCATGACATCGATGGTTGCGCCTGCCTATAATGAAGGCACAACAGAACAAAGAGACATGATGCGGCAGGAACCGGAGAGAAAACCGGAGCCGCACCCCACACGCGGGGAAACGGCAACGCCACCCGCGCTGAAACAACAGAAAAACAAGACTTACGGCAGCGGCCAGAGGAAAGAAAACGACAGAAACGCGCCGCCAAGCCGAATGAAAGGAAACATCATGAAGAACAACACTTTCGATCAGATCATCAACGCCAACCTCGCTTCCATCGATCCGGGCTTCGGCCAGTTCGCACTCGCCAAGGCAAGCGCCGACCTGTTCAAGAAGGTCATCAACAAGTGATCCAAGGCCTGCACAGGCAGGCGTCACAATTACACAACCAAAGGGCTTGCGTTCCACATGGAGCGCAAGCCCTTTCTCATGTTCCGCTCAAGCACTGCTAAGAATCCAGCCACCACCAGCAACTGCATACACAGCCCCGCACGCAACCACACACAACAGCTTATGTTTCACGTGAAACTCTGTAGATGATCCGGCTTGGAAAGTACTTGATAATACGCCATAGGAAAAAAGAATACGTGAAATCATGCGATGTGAGGCTGTTCGCTTCGGCGGTTCGCTACAGTGGGAATATGAGTGATTTGCGAGATGTGATTATTGTCGGATCCGGCCCTGCAGGATATACCGCGGCCATATATTTGGGTCGGGCTGGATTCAAACCACTGGTCATTGCGGGCGCGCTGACCCCAGGCGGGCAGCTCGTCAACACCACCGAAGTGGAGAATTTCCCAGGCTTCCCCGATGGCATTATGGGGCCGGAACTCATGGATAATATGCAACGCCAAGCAGAGAAGTTCGGCGCAGAAATCGTTTGGGATGATGTTGTTTCCGTAAGCAACGATGACGCCACCAGCGTGAAAACCGTGCGCATCGATCAGGGGGACGTTTTTGAAACCCGTGCTTTGATCATCGCAACCGGATCGGAATACCGCAAGCTCGGCATCCCCGGAGAGGCGGAATATTCCGGCAAGGGAGTGTCATATTGCGCGACTTGCGACGGCTTCTTCTTCCGCGATAAGCCGATTATTGTAGTCGGTGGCGGCGATAGCGCATTCACTGAGGCTGATTTTCTTTCCCGGTTTGGATCGTCGGTGACGTTGATTCATCGACGTTCCGAATTCCGCGCATCGCAGATTCTCGTGGAACGCGCTCAACAGAATCCGAAAATCAATATCGTCACGGATTCCGTGGTGGAGGAAATCTTGGGTGACGACAACGGAGCCCAATCCGTGAACATTCGCAACGTCATCACCGGAGAGATTGACACGATTGCCGCAAACGGTATTTTCGTAGCGATTGGCCACTCTCCCGCAACAGCTTTCATTGACGGCATTGTGCAGCGAGATGCGGCTGGATATATTCAGGTGGACGGTGCCAGCACACATACCAGCACTGCTGGCATTTTTGCAGCAGGCGACTGTGTTGACAGTATTTACCGTCAGGCGATCAGCGCCGCCGGCATGGGCTGCCGGGCCGCCCTTGACGCCCAAGCTTACCTCCAGCAGTGACACTCCCCACCATGGTCATTCACACAGTCACATCACAGTCATATCACAGTCGTGACCGTGTGAATGACCGTCATGTGACCGCGATACACGGTCATGCCCTGTAAAAACTTAAAAAACGAGCGAAAGGGCGGCATATTCTGTTCACGATTGCAAGCTTGGCCAAACAGCCTTGAGTGTGTCGTGAATAGAATATGCCGCCCTTCTGCGAACATCACACTGATCAGACAGAAAAACTCGAAAAATACTATTCTTCAGCAGATGGCATGAGCATGTCGACAATGCGATTCATGTCGTCTTCGGATTTGAAGACGATTTCGATGCGGCCATGTTCCTTGGATCCCTTGATGGATACCTTCGTGCCGAACTTCTTTTCAAGTCCGAGCTGCATTGGCGTTCCAGCCCACGGGTTCAGCTTGTTGGTCTTCGCTTTCTTCGGCTGATCCGATTCGGCGACCTTCATCGACACGATTTCCTCGGTGCTGCGAACAGACAGTCCTTCAGCGATAATGCGCGTCGCAAGCTGTTCCATATCAACTTCAGTCGGCAATCCCAGCAGCGCACGCGCATGACCGGCCGATAAGAGTCCGGAAGCGACCTTCTTTTGCACGGTTGCAGGCAGATTCAGCAATCGCAAGGTATTTGCGATCTGCGGGCGTGATTTCGATACGGATTTCGACAATTGCGCCTGTGTCAGACCGAAATCGTCAATCATCTGCTGATAGGCGGCCGCTTCTTCCAGCGGATTCAATGCAACGCGATGCAGATTCTCCAGCAGAGCGTCACGCAACATGTCGTCGTCGGCCGTGGTTTTGACGATTGCAGGAATCGTTTGCAGACCTGCGATCTGTGAAGCACGCCAGCGACGCTCGCCCATGA from Bifidobacterium catenulatum PV20-2 encodes:
- a CDS encoding 5' nucleotidase, NT5C type translates to MANIPEQYESQRVGVQGYRVLNLDLDGVCADYKGAIRDYLQRQGVDVPERALQTAHYNLIREDGWPFDTLDDYIETHKAAEREHLYATMKPLPGVAQALQRLAGEHVYIRIVTHRLFVSGQHQMVVSDTAQWLDSNHIPYMSLCFTGLKDSMQATIHIDDSPANIETLREAGQHVVVFDQPYNSAYDGPRIDSWSDANVEKLLTLFEHWPE
- the trxB gene encoding thioredoxin-disulfide reductase, encoding MSDLRDVIIVGSGPAGYTAAIYLGRAGFKPLVIAGALTPGGQLVNTTEVENFPGFPDGIMGPELMDNMQRQAEKFGAEIVWDDVVSVSNDDATSVKTVRIDQGDVFETRALIIATGSEYRKLGIPGEAEYSGKGVSYCATCDGFFFRDKPIIVVGGGDSAFTEADFLSRFGSSVTLIHRRSEFRASQILVERAQQNPKINIVTDSVVEEILGDDNGAQSVNIRNVITGEIDTIAANGIFVAIGHSPATAFIDGIVQRDAAGYIQVDGASTHTSTAGIFAAGDCVDSIYRQAISAAGMGCRAALDAQAYLQQ